In Populus trichocarpa isolate Nisqually-1 unplaced genomic scaffold, P.trichocarpa_v4.1 scaffold_820, whole genome shotgun sequence, the following are encoded in one genomic region:
- the LOC127904875 gene encoding high affinity nitrate transporter 2.5-like: MEIEGQATVKESQPPKFALPVDSEHKATEFRLFSVAAPHMRAFHLSWVSFFACFVSTFAAPPLLPIIRDNLNLTASDIGNAGIASVSGAVFARVAMGTACDLFGPRLASASLILITAPAVYFTSIASSSTSFLLVRFFTGFSLATFVSTQFWMSSMFSAPVVGTANGVAGGWGNLGGGATQLIMPLVFGLIRDIGAIKFTAWRIAFFIPALFQTLSAFAVLIFGKDLPDGNFGRLQKAGDKTKDKFSNVFYHGIKNYRGWILALSYGYCFGVELTIDNIVAEYFYDRFDLKLHTAGMIAASFGLANIVSRPGGGMISDAVGKRFGMRGRLWALWIAQTLGGVFCIILGRVGSLGASIVVMIVFSLFCQAACGLTFGVVPFVSRRSLGLISGMTGGGGNVGAVLTQLIFFRGSKYSKDRGIMLMGVMIICCTLPICLIYFPQWGGMFCGPSSTKIATEEDYYLSEWTSEEKEKGLHLSSLKFADNSRRERGRKEGSETRPVDESPSTKV; encoded by the exons ATGGAGATAGAAGGGCAAGCCACTGTAAAGGAATCTCAGCCACCAAAATTCGCTCTTCCAGTGGATTCAGAACACAAGGCAACTGAGTTCCGGTTGTTCTCAGTAGCTGCCCCTCACATGCGGGCATTCCATCTGTCTTGGGTTTCTTTCTTTGCCTGTTTTGTCTCTACTTTTGCTGCTCCACCCCTTCTTCCTATCATACGTGACAACCTCAACCTCACTGCCTCTGACATTGGTAATGCGGGCATTGCATCAGTGTCAGGTGCAGTTTTTGCTCGAGTTGCTATGGGGACTGCTTGTGACCTTTTTGGACCCCGTCTAGCCTCTGCCTCATTGATCCTCATCACTGCACCAGCAGTTTACTTCACTTCCATCGCCTCATCTTCTACTTCTTTTCTCCTGGTGCGTTTTTTCACTGGCTTCTCTCTGGCCACTTTTGTCTCGACTCAATTCTGGATGAGCTCTATGTTTTCAGCCCCGGTAGTTGGCACGGCTAATGGCGTTGCAGGTGGTTGGGGTAACCTTGGCGGTGGGGCAACGCAACTAATCATGCCCCTTGTGTTTGGCCTCATCCGTGACATTGGAGCCATCAAATTTACAGCTTGGAGAATTGCGTTTTTCATTCCTGCCCTGTTTCAGACACTATCGGCATTTGCAGTCTTGATCTTTGGCAAGGACTTGCCGGACGGAAACTTTGGGCGGCTGCAGAAAGCAGGGgataaaacaaaagataaattcTCAAATGTCTTCTatcatggaataaaaaattacagGGGGTGGATCCTGGCGCTCAGTTATGGGTATTGTTTTGGGGTAGAGCTGACAATAGACAACATTGTCGCAGAATACTTCTATGACAGATTTGACCTCAAACTCCATACAGCAGGAATGATTGCAGCAAGTTTTGGTCTAGCAAACATTGTTTCTCGACCAGGTGGTGGAATGATCTCAGATGCAGTAGGGAAGAGGTTCGGAATGAGGGGGAGGTTGTGGGCTTTGTGGATAGCGCAGACCTTGGGAGGTGTTTTCTGCATCATACTTGGGCGAGTTGGATCTTTAGGCGCGTCCATTGTGGTGATGATCGTGTTCTCTTTATTCTGCCAAGCAGCATGTGGACTAACATTTGGGGTGGTGCCTTTTGTCTCACGAAG GTCTTTGGGGCTGATATCTGGTATGACTGGAGGTGGTGGAAACGTGGGTGCAGTTCTAACTCAACTAATCTTCTTCAGAGGATCCAAATACTCAAAAGACAGAGGGATAATGCTCATGGGTGTCATGATTATATGCTGCACTCTTCCAATTTGTCTTATATACTTCCCACAATGGGGTGGAATGTTTTGTGGTCCATCATCTACAAAGATCGCTACAGAGGAAGACTACTACTTGTCCGAATGGACTTCagaggagaaggagaaaggCCTGCATCTATCAAGCTTAAAGTTTGCAGATAACAGCAGACGTGAAAGAGGTAGAAAAGAAGGTTCTGAAACCAGGCCAGTAGATGAAAGCCCATCAACAAAAGTCTAG